One genomic segment of Chromatiaceae bacterium includes these proteins:
- a CDS encoding ATP-binding protein, whose translation MATCSIRLTNDISYLPAALAFLRQVSEKCGFERHDQIQIELAMEEIIALVMRNAFPNGEEAEFEIHITDDGGGITVAVCDQGLPWDLRLEPDFHPDSDLSHQTGDGLSRFLVEQFTDRFDFINRGRDGKETRFSRFLRKGLVGDGEAVAPDPAPLPEQKGRPDLDFLIRLARPDESIEIARTVYDCYGYSYAGDYVYYPERITAMNSSGTLRSAVAVVKQTDEIGGHFALVFRDHLPPEIGVAVTKQKYRGYGFALGLAEFLEGEAAKLSHKGLQVKAVTSHPYTQRFCARLGYVATGFLLLHSPKSLSFKGIRDHLAQRNSDILGFKYLEPPEARSRYLPERHKGFLTAIYERLGVTLIGNDAACAPEGETLFHVSVDSIRSLSEIHVTRLGADFGDALKKELRRVRHDETRVVELYLALHDPAAPTCVAEAEKLGFFVTALLPEALGGDALVMQYMNGVQVEYDDLVIDREETRQLLGYIATLDPSNC comes from the coding sequence ATGGCCACATGCTCGATCCGTCTGACTAACGATATTTCGTACCTTCCAGCCGCTTTGGCCTTTCTGCGTCAAGTGAGCGAAAAATGTGGCTTCGAAAGGCATGACCAGATCCAGATCGAACTCGCGATGGAGGAAATCATCGCGTTGGTGATGAGGAATGCGTTCCCGAATGGTGAGGAAGCGGAGTTCGAAATTCACATCACCGATGACGGCGGCGGCATCACGGTCGCCGTGTGCGACCAGGGGCTCCCCTGGGATCTCCGCCTGGAACCGGATTTTCATCCTGACTCCGATCTCAGCCATCAGACCGGTGACGGTCTGTCGCGATTCCTGGTCGAGCAGTTCACCGATCGGTTTGACTTCATCAACCGAGGAAGAGATGGCAAAGAAACCCGCTTTTCAAGATTTCTGCGCAAAGGTCTCGTGGGAGACGGCGAGGCTGTTGCCCCCGATCCAGCGCCTTTGCCGGAACAGAAGGGCCGGCCCGATCTTGATTTTTTGATCCGCTTGGCACGTCCTGACGAGTCGATTGAAATAGCTCGTACCGTTTACGATTGCTACGGCTATTCCTATGCGGGTGACTACGTTTATTACCCAGAACGTATCACTGCGATGAACAGCAGTGGCACCCTGCGTTCCGCAGTAGCCGTGGTGAAGCAGACCGACGAAATCGGAGGACACTTTGCGTTGGTCTTCCGTGATCACCTCCCGCCGGAGATCGGCGTGGCGGTGACCAAGCAGAAGTATCGTGGTTATGGCTTTGCTCTGGGTTTGGCAGAGTTTCTTGAAGGAGAAGCCGCGAAGCTAAGTCACAAGGGTCTGCAGGTCAAAGCGGTTACCAGCCACCCCTACACGCAGAGATTCTGCGCTAGGCTCGGCTATGTCGCTACCGGATTCCTGCTGTTGCATTCGCCCAAGAGTCTTTCGTTCAAGGGCATTCGTGACCACCTCGCTCAGCGCAACTCCGACATATTGGGCTTCAAGTATCTTGAGCCGCCGGAGGCGCGATCCCGTTACCTTCCTGAACGGCACAAGGGCTTTCTCACTGCTATCTACGAACGATTAGGGGTGACACTGATCGGAAACGACGCCGCATGCGCGCCCGAAGGCGAAACATTGTTTCACGTATCCGTTGACAGCATTCGATCATTGTCGGAAATACACGTGACGCGGCTGGGCGCTGATTTTGGTGATGCCCTGAAGAAAGAGCTTCGCAGAGTGCGCCACGACGAGACAAGGGTTGTCGAACTATATTTGGCATTGCATGATCCCGCGGCGCCGACCTGCGTGGCGGAGGCGGAAAAGCTCGGCTTCTTTGTTACCGCATTGCTACCCGAGGCCCTGGGTGGCGATGCTCTGGTCATGCAGTACATGAATGGCGTTCAAGTCGAATACGATGACTTGGTAATTGACCGGGAAGAAACACGGCAATTGCTCGGCTACATCGCCACACTCGATCCGTCGAACTGCTAA
- the sctV gene encoding type III secretion system export apparatus subunit SctV yields the protein MLDAAQSLLIRVTRRADVMLAVLVVAIIFMIVLPLPTWLVDSLIATNMTIGIVLLMIAVYIPSPLAFSAFPAVLLITTLFRLALAITTTRLILLQADAGDIIFAFGNFVVAGNFAVGAVIFLIITIVQFMVITKGAERVAEVGARFSLDAMPGKQMSIDGDMRAGLIDMQEARRRRGNVEKESQLYGSMDGAMKFVKGDAVAGLIITAVNIIGGISIGTLQRGMSAEEAVSTYSILTIGDGLVAQIPALLIAITAGVIVTRVTTEESTNLGADIGSQVLAQPRALLIGGILMFGFALVPGFPSAVFVALGIFLAGIGYTLLNMNQRPSAEDRSQVAAFAPAGQGERAARPGSTEGDEFSLTVPLLMDVAGSLEQTVHASALNDELVKVRQALYLDLGVPFPGIHLRYNANLDADTYQILVQETPMSQGRLRPGYLFSREDEDNLRMLGVRYEKDDPFLPGVPTIWVADRYRDPMKRAGLAYLDAPQVLTFHLSFVLRKYAEDFVGIQETRYLLSEMEGGFAELVREVQRVLPIQKITEVFQRLVSEEISIRNLRTILEALVEWGQKEKDTVLLTEYIRGSLKRYISYKYSSGQNLLPAFLVSPDVEDMIRDGIRQTSAGSYLALDPDVTRRFVSQVQQSVGQLGPGRSRPVLVVSMDIRRYVRKLIEMDLYELPVLSYQELTQEISVQPLEKISM from the coding sequence ATGTTGGATGCCGCCCAGTCCCTGCTGATCAGGGTCACCCGCCGAGCGGACGTGATGCTGGCAGTGCTGGTCGTGGCGATCATTTTCATGATCGTGTTGCCGCTTCCGACCTGGTTGGTGGATTCGCTCATCGCCACCAACATGACCATTGGCATCGTGCTGCTGATGATCGCTGTCTACATTCCTTCTCCACTGGCATTTTCCGCTTTCCCGGCGGTACTCCTTATTACCACACTGTTCCGTCTTGCGTTGGCCATTACCACTACGCGCCTGATCCTGCTGCAGGCGGACGCCGGCGACATCATCTTCGCATTCGGCAACTTCGTGGTTGCCGGCAATTTTGCGGTGGGCGCGGTCATCTTCCTCATCATCACCATTGTCCAGTTCATGGTCATCACAAAGGGGGCAGAACGCGTTGCGGAGGTTGGGGCAAGGTTTTCCCTGGACGCCATGCCAGGCAAGCAGATGAGCATCGACGGGGACATGAGAGCCGGGCTGATCGACATGCAAGAGGCGCGGCGTCGCCGTGGCAACGTCGAGAAGGAGAGTCAGCTGTATGGCTCGATGGACGGCGCCATGAAGTTCGTCAAGGGCGACGCCGTAGCTGGGCTGATCATCACCGCGGTGAACATCATCGGCGGTATCTCGATCGGCACGCTGCAGCGCGGCATGTCTGCAGAAGAGGCAGTGTCTACCTATTCCATCCTGACCATCGGAGACGGTCTGGTTGCACAGATACCGGCCCTTCTCATCGCCATCACGGCCGGGGTCATCGTCACCCGGGTCACCACGGAGGAGTCCACCAACCTTGGGGCCGACATTGGCTCCCAGGTGCTCGCCCAACCGAGGGCTTTGCTCATTGGGGGCATACTGATGTTCGGCTTTGCGCTGGTACCCGGTTTTCCCAGCGCCGTGTTCGTGGCGCTGGGGATCTTTCTGGCAGGTATCGGGTACACGTTGCTGAACATGAACCAGCGTCCATCTGCGGAAGACAGGTCGCAGGTGGCGGCTTTTGCGCCGGCTGGGCAGGGGGAGAGGGCGGCTCGCCCCGGATCCACCGAGGGGGACGAGTTTTCCCTGACTGTGCCGCTTCTGATGGACGTCGCAGGGTCCCTGGAACAGACGGTGCACGCCAGCGCATTGAACGACGAGCTCGTCAAGGTCCGCCAGGCCCTCTACCTGGACCTGGGCGTGCCATTTCCGGGCATACACCTCCGCTACAACGCCAACCTGGATGCTGACACCTACCAGATCCTGGTGCAGGAGACCCCAATGAGCCAGGGCCGGCTCAGGCCCGGCTACCTGTTTTCCCGCGAGGATGAAGACAATCTACGCATGCTCGGCGTCCGGTACGAAAAGGATGACCCCTTTCTCCCTGGGGTTCCAACCATCTGGGTCGCAGACCGCTACCGCGATCCGATGAAGCGGGCGGGGCTGGCCTATCTGGACGCGCCCCAGGTACTTACGTTTCACCTTTCGTTTGTGCTCAGAAAGTACGCCGAGGACTTTGTCGGCATTCAGGAAACCCGTTACCTATTGAGCGAAATGGAGGGTGGATTCGCTGAACTGGTCAGGGAGGTTCAGCGCGTTCTGCCTATCCAGAAGATCACCGAGGTGTTTCAGCGACTGGTCTCCGAGGAGATATCCATCCGCAACCTGCGTACCATTCTCGAGGCTTTGGTTGAGTGGGGACAGAAAGAAAAGGATACGGTGTTGCTCACCGAATATATCCGAGGCAGCCTCAAGCGTTACATCAGCTACAAGTACAGCAGCGGCCAGAACCTGCTGCCTGCATTCCTCGTTTCGCCGGACGTGGAGGACATGATCCGCGATGGTATCCGTCAAACGTCGGCGGGCAGCTACCTGGCCCTGGACCCGGATGTTACGCGGCGGTTTGTCTCCCAGGTGCAGCAGTCCGTGGGTCAGCTGGGTCCGGGACGAAGCCGGCCTGTGCTGGTGGTGTCCATGGATATCCGCCGTTACGTGCGAAAACTCATCGAGATGGACCTCTACGAACTACCGGTACTCTCGTATCAGGAACTCACCCAGGAGATATCCGTGCAGCCGCTGGAGAAAATCAGTATGTAG
- a CDS encoding tetratricopeptide repeat protein, with product MHLWTDQQREALLLLADMFIGQGQLEKARVVLEGLDDIEPDRREVIKALSLAYLRAGRHEDALAATERFLRLSAVDPSTSPILLIRGRALIGMGRDDEARESFARYLELSEDR from the coding sequence ATGCATCTGTGGACTGATCAACAGCGCGAGGCATTGTTGCTTCTGGCCGACATGTTCATCGGCCAGGGGCAGTTGGAAAAGGCGCGGGTTGTGCTGGAGGGGTTGGACGATATTGAGCCCGACCGGCGCGAGGTAATCAAGGCCCTGAGCCTTGCTTACCTGCGAGCAGGCCGCCATGAAGATGCCCTAGCAGCTACAGAACGCTTCCTGCGGCTGTCGGCAGTAGATCCCTCTACGTCTCCCATTCTCCTGATCCGGGGACGTGCCCTGATCGGAATGGGCCGCGACGATGAAGCCAGAGAGAGCTTCGCCCGGTATCTCGAGTTGAGCGAGGACCGATAA